One window of Chloroflexus aggregans DSM 9485 genomic DNA carries:
- a CDS encoding putative hemolysin encodes MIASLHRTLTLVFAIVLVGLNTGCVPVPNSAQPTTIAPTTTALPSRPPTATPVPTAMTGLANPASVYCSEQGGYLEMRTTGDGGQIGVCLFADNSLCEEWAFYRGECRPGEQYDSTTIRPDPTGIPAPIGELLALFRANLPANAFNDLAAQPVPTTDGSQLWIVYSTGMRNFDLNPLVPHTLALYTYTDGRWQERGRTTLSTESFTDGPDFVGSVQQVQIAPGRIWLQIEGGIGAHGGSYHLLSFDGTELRTEVAAFSPYPGFGHTEDLDGDGVREVVLNRSEPYIFCYACGVYYPAYQVYRWQDERMVALQISDLTDGQTEPFADLNRQAITSAQADLWADALAAINAAVAQAGTADPTTQAGTLRWNQRLIQMTHTAHMNAIAESAYPLLNKVFAGDYDGAVAEMRAYPPQAIFNAESPLIVGTVAEGWVETLSEYVRTEAEKAAGVAPERAAIYVIWAWGRFLADPTDPAIGTDLERAAQLQPDDPFFTDIAAWWASR; translated from the coding sequence ATGATAGCCAGCCTACATCGCACGCTTACGCTGGTCTTTGCCATTGTCTTGGTAGGTCTCAACACCGGCTGCGTCCCTGTTCCCAATTCAGCGCAACCCACAACCATTGCACCAACCACGACAGCACTTCCGTCCCGACCACCCACTGCAACCCCGGTGCCAACCGCGATGACCGGCCTCGCGAATCCGGCTTCGGTCTATTGTAGTGAGCAGGGTGGTTATCTTGAGATGCGGACTACTGGTGATGGTGGGCAAATCGGGGTTTGCCTTTTTGCCGATAACAGCCTCTGCGAAGAATGGGCATTCTACCGTGGTGAATGTCGCCCCGGTGAGCAGTATGATTCGACGACGATACGACCTGACCCGACCGGCATCCCCGCACCGATCGGCGAGCTACTGGCACTCTTCCGAGCTAACCTACCGGCAAATGCCTTCAACGACCTGGCTGCTCAACCGGTACCAACCACCGACGGCAGTCAACTCTGGATCGTCTACAGTACCGGTATGCGCAATTTCGACCTTAACCCGCTTGTCCCGCATACGCTAGCACTTTACACCTACACCGATGGTCGCTGGCAAGAACGGGGACGAACTACGCTGAGTACAGAGTCATTCACCGATGGACCAGATTTTGTGGGGAGTGTACAACAAGTGCAGATCGCCCCTGGGCGCATCTGGTTGCAGATTGAAGGTGGGATCGGTGCGCACGGTGGCAGTTATCATCTCCTGAGTTTCGACGGTACTGAGTTACGAACCGAAGTGGCCGCCTTCTCGCCCTACCCCGGTTTTGGTCATACCGAGGATCTCGACGGCGATGGAGTCCGTGAGGTTGTCCTTAATCGTTCCGAACCGTACATCTTCTGTTATGCATGCGGCGTCTACTACCCGGCGTATCAGGTCTACCGATGGCAAGATGAACGCATGGTCGCATTACAGATTAGTGACCTGACAGATGGGCAAACCGAACCATTCGCCGATCTCAACCGGCAAGCGATCACCTCAGCGCAAGCCGATCTATGGGCCGATGCCTTAGCGGCGATCAATGCAGCCGTCGCACAAGCCGGTACCGCCGATCCGACCACGCAAGCTGGCACACTGCGGTGGAATCAGCGTCTGATCCAGATGACGCATACAGCGCACATGAACGCAATCGCTGAGAGTGCTTACCCGCTGCTCAACAAGGTGTTCGCCGGTGATTACGACGGCGCTGTAGCCGAGATGCGTGCGTACCCGCCGCAAGCGATCTTCAATGCCGAGTCGCCACTGATCGTCGGTACCGTCGCCGAAGGATGGGTCGAGACATTAAGTGAATATGTGCGCACCGAAGCTGAAAAAGCTGCCGGTGTCGCACCCGAACGGGCTGCGATTTACGTTATCTGGGCCTGGGGACGTTTTCTCGCCGATCCAACCGACCCGGCCATCGGTACCGATCTGGAGCGTGCCGCCCAGTTGCAACCCGATGACCCGTTCTTCACCGATATCGCAGCGTGGTGGGCATCACGGTAA
- a CDS encoding peroxidase-related enzyme (This protein belongs to a clade of uncharacterized proteins related to peroxidases such as the alkylhydroperoxidase AhpD.), with amino-acid sequence MNDSVRPISRFPYPDQIDNLPPDIRERIEKVAEKSGFIPNVFLALAARPDEFRAFFAYHDALMERPSNLSKAEKEMIVVATSAANDCLYCVIAHGAILRIRSKNPRLAEQIATNYRRAEITPRQRAILDYALKVAVDSARIGEEDWQPLYQYGFTQEDIWEIGAIAAFFAMSNRLANMSALRPNDEFYAMGRHFD; translated from the coding sequence ATGAACGACTCTGTCCGACCCATCAGCCGTTTTCCGTACCCCGACCAGATCGATAACCTGCCACCGGACATCCGCGAGCGCATTGAAAAAGTCGCCGAAAAGAGTGGTTTCATTCCCAACGTCTTTCTGGCGCTAGCCGCCCGCCCCGACGAGTTTCGTGCCTTCTTTGCTTACCACGATGCGCTAATGGAACGACCCTCGAACCTCTCCAAAGCCGAAAAGGAAATGATTGTCGTAGCGACGTCGGCAGCTAATGATTGCCTCTACTGCGTGATTGCGCACGGTGCGATCCTGCGCATCCGCAGCAAGAACCCCCGCCTCGCCGAACAGATCGCCACCAACTACCGTCGTGCCGAGATCACTCCACGCCAGCGGGCGATACTCGATTACGCATTGAAAGTCGCCGTCGATTCAGCACGGATCGGTGAAGAAGATTGGCAACCTCTCTACCAGTACGGATTCACTCAAGAGGATATTTGGGAGATCGGTGCGATTGCCGCCTTTTTCGCCATGAGTAATCGGCTCGCGAATATGAGTGCATTACGTCCAAACGACGAATTCTATGCAATGGGACGCCACTTCGATTAA
- a CDS encoding class I SAM-dependent RNA methyltransferase, whose protein sequence is MEERIELDIEGIAQGGDGVGRLGELVVFVTGALPGERVQATICERHDRFLRATVSEIIRPSPDRVAPLITPGDHAPWQHIAYPAQVRLKGEIVVEQIRKFLPGVEVPIRPVIAAPQPWGYRNSARLHADHTALGYHATGTKTVVDLVDDPLLLPALREALAGLRRLPFAGLISEVTLRASAVYGYAAARLLPTVTAHRNEIARLAAAWMATTPVLAGVTLADEPLVGAGAIFDELGEMVFHLSLSSFFQVNHPQAERMLEIVRTALAPHGGRLLDAYSGVGSFALPLAAGYEDVVAVEAHQPAVADGEQSAFLNKVSNVRFVAGAAERVIGHLSGPFHAVILDPPRRGCHPAVLTALIKHAPRCIVYVSCHPGLIGRDLAPLVAAGYHCIQVQPIDLFPQTPHIETVVVLERSS, encoded by the coding sequence ATGGAAGAACGAATCGAGCTTGACATCGAAGGCATTGCGCAGGGTGGCGATGGTGTGGGCCGGCTGGGCGAGTTGGTGGTCTTTGTTACCGGCGCTCTGCCCGGTGAACGGGTGCAGGCTACCATCTGTGAACGTCATGATCGGTTTCTCCGCGCAACGGTCAGCGAGATCATCCGTCCTTCACCGGACCGGGTAGCACCCTTGATTACTCCCGGCGACCATGCTCCGTGGCAACATATTGCTTATCCGGCGCAGGTGCGATTGAAGGGCGAAATCGTCGTCGAGCAGATCCGCAAGTTTCTGCCCGGAGTTGAGGTGCCGATCCGACCGGTCATTGCGGCGCCACAGCCGTGGGGCTACCGTAACAGTGCCCGCTTACACGCCGATCACACAGCGCTCGGCTACCATGCTACCGGTACAAAGACGGTGGTCGATCTGGTGGATGATCCGTTACTCTTGCCGGCGTTACGGGAAGCCCTCGCCGGACTACGCCGCTTACCGTTTGCCGGTCTGATCTCCGAAGTGACATTGCGGGCCAGTGCCGTATACGGCTACGCAGCAGCTCGCCTGTTACCAACGGTGACGGCGCATCGCAATGAAATAGCGCGGTTGGCGGCGGCATGGATGGCAACCACACCGGTATTGGCCGGTGTCACACTGGCTGACGAACCGCTCGTCGGGGCCGGTGCGATCTTCGATGAGCTGGGTGAGATGGTCTTTCATCTGAGCTTAAGTAGCTTCTTTCAGGTCAACCATCCCCAAGCCGAGCGTATGCTCGAAATAGTACGGACCGCGCTGGCCCCGCATGGCGGTCGCTTACTCGATGCCTACAGCGGTGTGGGCAGTTTTGCGCTACCCCTGGCCGCAGGTTACGAGGATGTCGTTGCGGTCGAAGCGCATCAGCCGGCGGTAGCCGATGGTGAGCAGAGTGCGTTCCTCAACAAGGTGTCGAACGTGCGATTCGTAGCCGGCGCAGCGGAACGGGTCATCGGCCACCTATCCGGCCCCTTCCACGCCGTAATCCTCGACCCGCCCCGGCGTGGGTGTCATCCGGCTGTGCTCACCGCACTCATTAAGCACGCACCGCGTTGTATTGTGTATGTTTCGTGTCACCCCGGCCTGATTGGGCGCGATCTGGCGCCACTCGTGGCTGCGGGGTATCATTGCATCCAAGTGCAGCCGATCGACCTCTTCCCGCAAACACCACACATTGAGACGGTGGTGGTGCTCGAACGTTCATCGTGA
- a CDS encoding Rab family GTPase, with product MSRLVAKICLIGEFSVGKTSLVRRFVEGIFDERYLSTLGVQISRHTMHVDQTEFSLLIWDTAGGEELNQIVQNYYRGAAGALLVCDVTRPETLPALNAYATAFHQASPATPLVIAANKADLVNQRRLSDDEISSTAAALSADWLCTSARTGEGVQEAFHTLGRRIKQQRGRV from the coding sequence GTGAGTCGACTTGTTGCCAAAATCTGCTTGATCGGCGAATTCTCCGTCGGTAAGACCAGTCTTGTTCGTCGCTTTGTTGAAGGTATCTTCGACGAGCGGTATCTCAGTACGCTTGGCGTCCAGATTAGCCGCCACACCATGCATGTTGATCAGACCGAGTTTAGCCTCCTGATCTGGGATACGGCCGGTGGCGAAGAACTAAACCAGATCGTGCAGAATTACTATCGCGGTGCCGCCGGCGCTTTGCTAGTCTGCGATGTGACTCGCCCAGAGACATTGCCGGCCCTGAATGCCTACGCTACTGCCTTCCATCAAGCCAGTCCGGCTACCCCACTTGTGATTGCAGCCAACAAAGCCGACTTGGTTAACCAACGTCGCCTGAGCGATGATGAGATTAGCAGTACGGCGGCTGCCCTGTCGGCTGATTGGCTCTGTACGAGTGCTCGTACCGGTGAGGGTGTTCAAGAAGCATTTCATACGCTCGGACGCCGAATTAAACAGCAAAGGGGGCGTGTATGA
- a CDS encoding SH3 domain-containing protein — protein sequence MATDPQTSREIEELRRVLLKPEALVDKISPVIADILAEQIHTSKDDIARALAPAIGEAIRQQVYQARDDIIDALYPVIGAMIARAATEAIRDLAAQIDARIRTGPLLWLDPGYWQARAQGVSAGEYAMRKQLPFSVQEVFLIQRDSGILLCHVAAPGIPTADRDLVSGMLTAIRDFARDALGEGDELGAISYESRQIVIASGSAAYLAAVITGVEPSGFREKLRQTLVAIHEGRYDRLREFAGDDDQLVAEVESVIRERIPLAKVEFSPAKPSALFWQRAIWVLLLLIALSPFFFCGWWVLSVEARMAALFAPTATPTATATPTATPTATATPTATPTATATPTVTPTPTITPIPYDGVMTGNVYLYSFPDEASERSPIVAPRNAPVIVLAQYGDWYQVRVDVRVDQQAVQLIGWVPSRWVGLVRPIPPNLVTPFPVP from the coding sequence ATGGCTACCGATCCGCAGACGAGTCGGGAGATCGAAGAGCTGCGGCGTGTGCTGCTAAAGCCAGAGGCGCTGGTTGATAAAATCAGCCCCGTGATCGCCGATATTTTGGCCGAGCAGATCCATACGTCGAAAGATGATATTGCGCGGGCGTTGGCTCCGGCAATCGGTGAAGCAATCCGCCAGCAAGTATACCAAGCGCGCGACGATATTATCGATGCGCTCTATCCGGTGATCGGCGCGATGATTGCGCGGGCCGCTACTGAGGCCATTCGTGATTTGGCCGCGCAAATTGATGCGCGCATCCGTACTGGCCCACTCCTCTGGCTCGATCCCGGTTATTGGCAGGCACGGGCGCAAGGTGTCTCGGCCGGCGAATATGCCATGCGCAAGCAATTGCCCTTTTCGGTGCAGGAGGTTTTTTTAATCCAGCGCGATTCGGGTATTTTGCTTTGCCATGTCGCCGCACCCGGTATTCCAACCGCCGATCGCGATCTGGTCAGTGGTATGCTGACGGCGATCCGTGACTTTGCCCGCGATGCCCTTGGTGAAGGTGATGAACTCGGTGCGATTAGCTATGAGTCGCGCCAAATTGTCATTGCCAGTGGCAGCGCAGCCTATCTCGCCGCCGTTATTACCGGCGTCGAACCTAGCGGGTTTCGTGAAAAGTTACGGCAAACCCTGGTCGCCATTCACGAGGGACGTTACGACCGCTTACGGGAATTCGCCGGTGATGATGACCAGTTGGTTGCCGAAGTCGAGTCGGTTATTCGGGAACGGATTCCGTTGGCGAAGGTAGAATTTTCTCCTGCCAAACCGTCTGCGTTGTTCTGGCAACGTGCGATTTGGGTGTTGTTGCTGCTGATTGCGCTTTCGCCGTTCTTCTTCTGCGGGTGGTGGGTGCTGAGTGTTGAAGCGCGGATGGCTGCCTTGTTCGCGCCGACGGCGACCCCGACGGCAACGGCGACCCCGACGGCGACCCCGACGGCGACCGCCACCCCAACGGCGACCCCGACGGCGACGGCGACCCCGACGGTGACGCCAACGCCGACGATTACGCCAATCCCTTACGATGGCGTGATGACGGGAAATGTGTATCTGTATAGTTTCCCTGATGAGGCCAGCGAGCGTAGCCCGATTGTGGCGCCACGGAATGCGCCGGTCATTGTGCTGGCTCAGTATGGTGATTGGTATCAGGTACGGGTTGATGTTCGGGTGGATCAGCAAGCGGTGCAGTTGATCGGATGGGTACCTTCGCGTTGGGTTGGGTTGGTGCGCCCGATCCCACCGAATCTCGTGACGCCATTCCCTGTACCCTAG
- a CDS encoding ATP-binding response regulator, protein MALTVEQRVLMETGSAYLIVDRDLRIHGVGGLVSLIGDDSPIGLPLTEVIPELFGNESALADILNGQLDRLSLPLINRSLPDGSVRYLDLLTVPHTDDDGTIVGLLQIVVDTTNRSMTEQLLTQRRNELHLLKDRIQRQNVELARINAGLLRVTKLKDEFLASMSHEVRTPLTAILGLVDVLRAQLVGPLSEEQMGAINGIKQGGQHLLALINDYLDIAKIEAGRLELDLTPVSVHDICQSLRPMIADMAKRAGLQLVYDLDPTVQVMLADARRLRQILINLLSNAIKFTPAGGKVGLEVRGDAERGAVRFTVWDTGIGISAEDAARLFEPFQQIESERQKEVTGSGLGLALVAKLARLHGGSVSLESEVGVGSRFHVTLPWELEEQQRLLAWFSEERQKEAELPFDVPPASPLAGDRPLLMVEDDLSTAALFSQYLTHCGYRVVHVESGEEALAYVQGDMPCLVLLDVRLRTMDGIEVMRHLRNDPMTRNLPILVLTALAMPGDRERCLDAGADDYLAKPVRLNQLAKQIALLLERKQ, encoded by the coding sequence ATGGCCTTAACGGTTGAACAACGGGTGTTAATGGAAACCGGTAGTGCGTATCTGATAGTTGATCGTGATCTACGGATACACGGTGTCGGTGGCTTGGTGAGTCTGATCGGTGATGATTCACCGATCGGTTTACCCTTGACTGAAGTGATTCCAGAGTTGTTCGGTAATGAATCGGCGTTGGCTGACATCCTCAACGGTCAGCTCGACCGGTTAAGCCTCCCGTTGATCAACCGTTCGCTGCCTGATGGCTCGGTACGTTATCTCGATTTGCTGACGGTACCGCATACCGATGACGATGGTACTATTGTTGGGCTACTCCAAATCGTTGTCGATACGACGAACCGTAGCATGACGGAACAGTTGCTCACGCAGCGCCGCAATGAGTTGCATTTGTTGAAAGATCGTATTCAGCGCCAGAATGTGGAACTTGCGCGTATTAATGCCGGTTTGCTGCGTGTTACCAAGTTGAAAGATGAGTTTCTCGCCAGTATGAGCCACGAAGTGCGCACACCACTGACCGCGATTCTGGGCTTGGTCGATGTGCTGCGCGCACAATTGGTTGGTCCGCTGAGTGAGGAACAAATGGGTGCGATCAATGGGATTAAACAGGGTGGTCAACATTTACTGGCACTGATTAACGATTATCTCGACATTGCCAAGATTGAAGCCGGGCGCTTAGAACTCGATCTGACACCGGTGTCGGTGCATGATATTTGCCAGTCGCTGCGCCCCATGATTGCCGATATGGCAAAACGCGCCGGTCTCCAGTTGGTCTACGATCTCGATCCCACGGTACAGGTTATGTTGGCCGACGCGCGCCGGTTGCGTCAAATTTTGATCAACCTCCTCTCAAATGCCATCAAGTTTACGCCGGCTGGGGGGAAGGTCGGGTTAGAAGTACGCGGTGATGCCGAACGCGGGGCCGTCCGCTTTACCGTATGGGATACCGGGATAGGAATATCGGCTGAAGACGCAGCTCGTCTGTTTGAACCGTTTCAACAGATTGAGAGTGAACGCCAAAAAGAAGTAACCGGGAGTGGGCTTGGTCTGGCGTTGGTAGCGAAATTGGCCCGCTTACACGGTGGGAGTGTGAGTTTGGAGAGTGAGGTTGGGGTCGGGAGCCGCTTCCACGTGACGTTGCCGTGGGAACTCGAAGAGCAACAACGGTTGTTAGCTTGGTTTTCGGAGGAACGACAGAAAGAGGCAGAGCTGCCTTTCGATGTGCCTCCTGCATCACCGCTCGCTGGTGATCGTCCCTTGCTGATGGTTGAGGACGATCTGTCCACCGCCGCTCTCTTTTCCCAATACCTGACACACTGTGGCTACCGCGTGGTCCATGTCGAGTCGGGCGAAGAGGCGTTGGCGTATGTCCAAGGTGATATGCCTTGCCTTGTGCTGCTCGATGTGCGCTTGCGGACAATGGACGGGATAGAGGTTATGCGCCATTTGCGCAACGATCCGATGACACGCAACCTACCGATTCTGGTATTGACGGCGTTGGCAATGCCGGGTGATCGTGAGCGTTGTCTGGACGCCGGGGCTGATGATTATCTGGCCAAGCCGGTGCGGTTAAACCAATTGGCCAAGCAAATTGCTCTGTTACTCGAACGTAAGCAGTGA
- a CDS encoding glycosyltransferase family 2 protein has protein sequence MVPLAVEYPAWAGYMQRTTALPPPVIRDPTQPLVSIVVPSLNQGRFIGETLRSILDQRYPNLEVWVIDGGSTDETPAILRTFADDERLHIVVGEDKGHADAINCGWARARGAIVAWLNSDDTYYPDAVATQVAALHAHPYAVAAYTGASYTDEQGRVLRTIAARPYHPLALLRLLIPMQPTVFLRREAVGKAGPLDCRLRYAFDTAYWMQIARYGPFIATDTILATYRLHPTSKTVAQFAGFYREWLQIAEESFAALPHLRPARRAVLADIYAAMANLEARRGQLPMALRYAGYAFTLAGWRPRLAKLPLALIDRLFDSDIADRIGSWWGWRTRR, from the coding sequence ATGGTGCCGCTTGCCGTGGAATATCCGGCCTGGGCCGGCTATATGCAACGGACAACTGCACTCCCACCACCGGTCATCCGTGATCCGACCCAACCGCTGGTTAGCATTGTCGTACCATCGCTGAATCAGGGACGGTTTATCGGCGAAACGCTGCGCAGCATCCTCGATCAGCGCTATCCTAACCTCGAAGTATGGGTAATCGACGGGGGAAGTACTGATGAGACACCGGCGATCCTGCGCACGTTCGCCGATGATGAACGCCTGCATATTGTGGTAGGTGAAGATAAAGGCCATGCCGACGCGATCAATTGCGGCTGGGCACGCGCTCGCGGTGCGATTGTCGCGTGGCTCAATAGTGACGACACCTACTACCCAGATGCAGTAGCAACACAAGTCGCGGCACTCCACGCCCATCCATACGCAGTTGCCGCCTATACCGGCGCAAGCTATACCGACGAACAGGGACGTGTTCTGCGGACTATTGCTGCCCGCCCCTACCATCCACTCGCGTTGCTACGTCTCCTCATCCCAATGCAACCGACAGTCTTTCTGCGTCGCGAAGCGGTGGGAAAAGCCGGTCCACTCGATTGTCGGCTACGTTACGCATTCGATACGGCATATTGGATGCAGATCGCACGGTACGGTCCATTCATCGCAACCGATACCATCCTTGCGACCTATCGCCTACACCCTACCTCAAAGACGGTTGCGCAGTTTGCCGGCTTCTACCGCGAATGGTTACAGATCGCCGAGGAGAGCTTCGCTGCACTCCCGCATCTGCGTCCGGCACGGCGAGCCGTCCTTGCCGACATCTACGCCGCAATGGCCAATCTGGAAGCACGTAGGGGGCAACTACCGATGGCGCTTCGTTATGCGGGGTATGCCTTCACCTTAGCAGGCTGGCGACCACGGTTAGCAAAATTGCCACTGGCCTTGATCGACCGGCTGTTCGACAGCGACATTGCCGATCGGATCGGTAGTTGGTGGGGATGGCGCACCCGACGGTGA
- a CDS encoding SpoVR family protein, with the protein MKSTRLPAHLEQARQEIEQIARSYGLDFFPIIYEVLDYRTLYETAAFGGFPTRYPHWRFGMEYDQLLKGHIWAGSTIYEMVINNNPAYAYLLEGNEDVTQKMVMAHVTGHVDFFKNNMWFAHTNRKMLDTMANHAARIQRIIDRIGYDQVEEFIDTCLSLENLIDYHAPYIRRPEAVTPRPLINDEEPPVVEGLPVEREYMRDYINPPEFLEAQRRKLEAERARQRRFPENPQRDVLLFLMNFAPLENWQHTVLEIIRDEAYYFAPQGMTKILNEGWACLHGESLIVTDRGLIPIRDVVTQRLTARVSDGQRRQTVYDWNVFTAYPTVTIRTRTGLSLTGSHNHRILLANGEWRRLDELHCGDQVRIAGGTELWATTPATLRRRPKLKRVLAYVPANTAAQSVLARHRSYRRTAEVVVDETLAAQLGRSCTRRADHRALAAICRSPRPQVVAFLRTFCAGTPRLADNSVTIACPTDSVAATVQLLLLNLGVLVTRRDTSLHIADAAALERALLAPSTPVAWTDDIVAIEHGTADVYDISVTETHRYAAQGFINHNSYWHSTIMTKHVASAAEIIAFADLHSGVVATSGGRLNPYKLGLELLRDIEDRWNKGKFGKEYEECDDIALKRSWDKQLGLGRQKIFEVRRLYNDVTFIDEFLTPEFVMEQKLFTFRYNRDTDLYEIASREFKEVKEKLLFRLTNFGQPVILVEDGNYGNRGELYLRHRHEGVDLKMDYARETMRNLYKIWTRPVHLETVIEEKRRLLSFDGRDFSERRMD; encoded by the coding sequence ATGAAGAGTACCCGCCTTCCCGCTCATCTCGAACAGGCGCGTCAGGAAATCGAGCAGATCGCCCGCTCCTATGGCCTCGATTTCTTTCCGATTATTTACGAAGTGCTCGATTACCGCACGCTCTATGAGACGGCGGCATTCGGCGGCTTCCCGACGCGCTACCCACATTGGCGCTTTGGTATGGAGTATGACCAATTACTGAAGGGCCATATTTGGGCGGGCAGTACCATCTACGAGATGGTGATTAACAATAACCCGGCGTATGCCTATCTGCTGGAAGGGAACGAAGATGTGACCCAGAAAATGGTGATGGCTCACGTCACCGGTCACGTTGATTTCTTCAAGAACAATATGTGGTTTGCCCACACCAATCGTAAGATGCTCGATACGATGGCAAACCACGCCGCCCGGATCCAGCGGATTATCGACCGAATTGGCTACGATCAGGTTGAGGAGTTTATCGATACGTGCTTGTCGTTGGAAAATCTGATCGATTATCACGCTCCATATATCCGCCGGCCTGAAGCCGTCACCCCACGCCCGCTGATTAACGATGAGGAACCACCGGTGGTTGAGGGTCTACCGGTAGAGCGTGAGTATATGCGCGATTATATCAATCCACCGGAGTTTCTCGAAGCCCAACGCCGCAAACTCGAAGCGGAGCGTGCCCGTCAGCGCCGGTTCCCTGAAAACCCGCAGCGCGATGTGCTGCTCTTCCTCATGAATTTTGCACCGCTTGAGAACTGGCAACATACTGTTCTCGAAATTATCCGCGATGAGGCGTATTATTTTGCCCCACAAGGTATGACCAAAATCCTCAATGAGGGGTGGGCATGCCTTCACGGCGAGAGTCTGATCGTGACTGACCGTGGCCTGATCCCGATCCGCGACGTAGTCACGCAACGCCTCACGGCGCGTGTGAGCGATGGTCAGCGCCGGCAGACAGTTTACGACTGGAATGTCTTTACGGCGTATCCGACGGTTACGATCCGTACCCGCACCGGTTTGTCCCTGACCGGTTCACACAATCATCGTATCTTGCTTGCCAACGGTGAATGGCGCCGGCTCGATGAACTGCACTGCGGTGATCAGGTGCGCATCGCCGGGGGCACCGAGCTGTGGGCGACGACACCGGCTACGCTGCGCCGCCGACCAAAACTCAAGCGGGTGTTGGCCTACGTGCCGGCGAATACCGCGGCACAGTCGGTTCTTGCGCGTCACCGCTCCTACCGACGCACTGCTGAGGTGGTGGTCGACGAGACACTAGCCGCTCAGCTCGGTCGATCTTGCACACGCCGTGCCGATCATCGTGCGCTCGCTGCCATCTGTCGTTCACCACGACCACAGGTGGTCGCATTTTTGCGTACCTTCTGCGCCGGCACTCCACGCTTGGCCGACAACAGCGTGACGATCGCCTGCCCCACCGACAGCGTTGCTGCAACGGTTCAGTTGCTGCTCCTCAATCTGGGTGTACTGGTAACACGACGAGATACCAGCTTGCATATTGCTGATGCTGCTGCACTTGAGCGCGCTCTGCTGGCCCCTTCCACGCCCGTCGCATGGACCGATGACATCGTTGCGATTGAACACGGCACTGCCGATGTCTACGACATCTCAGTCACTGAAACGCATCGCTACGCGGCGCAGGGCTTCATCAATCACAATAGCTACTGGCACAGTACCATCATGACCAAGCATGTGGCCTCGGCAGCCGAGATTATTGCGTTTGCCGACCTGCACTCTGGAGTCGTCGCCACGAGCGGTGGTCGGTTGAACCCATACAAGCTCGGGTTAGAATTACTACGCGACATTGAGGATCGTTGGAATAAAGGGAAGTTCGGCAAAGAGTACGAAGAGTGCGACGACATCGCGCTCAAACGCTCGTGGGATAAGCAGCTAGGGCTTGGCCGTCAGAAGATCTTTGAGGTACGCCGGCTCTACAACGATGTCACGTTTATTGATGAGTTCCTCACGCCGGAATTTGTGATGGAGCAGAAGCTCTTCACCTTCCGCTACAATCGCGATACCGACCTGTACGAGATTGCGTCACGCGAATTCAAGGAAGTGAAGGAGAAATTGCTCTTCCGCCTGACGAACTTCGGGCAGCCGGTGATTTTGGTTGAGGATGGCAACTACGGCAACCGCGGCGAACTCTACTTGCGCCACCGTCACGAAGGGGTTGATCTCAAGATGGACTATGCGCGTGAGACCATGCGCAACCTCTACAAGATTTGGACTCGTCCGGTGCATTTGGAGACGGTGATCGAAGAAAAGCGCCGGTTACTGTCGTTCGATGGGCGTGACTTCAGCGAACGACGGATGGATTAA